In Roseomonas fluvialis, one genomic interval encodes:
- the nth gene encoding endonuclease III yields MPAAQAEAFIRSLAVANPAPETELLYTDPFTLLVAVVLSAQTTDAAVNRCTPALFAAAPTPAAMAALGAEGIGPYIRTIGLWQGKARNVAALARDLVDKHGGQVPADRAALEALPGVGRKTANVVLNVVFGQETMAVDTHIFRLGNRCGLAPGRNVREVEERLVKRCPPALLRDAHHWLILHGRYVCKARAPECWRCVARAFCNYRDKVLAPPA; encoded by the coding sequence ATGCCCGCGGCACAGGCGGAGGCCTTCATCCGGTCCCTGGCTGTCGCCAATCCGGCGCCGGAAACCGAGCTTCTGTACACCGACCCCTTCACGCTGCTTGTGGCCGTGGTGCTCTCGGCCCAGACGACCGACGCGGCGGTGAACCGCTGCACGCCCGCCCTGTTCGCGGCGGCGCCTACGCCGGCCGCCATGGCCGCGCTGGGGGCGGAGGGCATCGGCCCCTACATCCGCACCATAGGCCTGTGGCAGGGCAAGGCGCGCAACGTGGCCGCCCTGGCACGCGACCTGGTGGACAAGCATGGCGGGCAGGTGCCGGCCGACCGCGCGGCGCTGGAAGCGCTGCCCGGGGTGGGGCGCAAGACCGCCAACGTGGTGCTGAACGTGGTGTTCGGGCAGGAGACGATGGCGGTCGACACGCACATCTTCCGCCTGGGCAACCGGTGCGGCCTGGCGCCGGGCCGCAACGTGCGCGAAGTCGAGGAACGCCTGGTCAAGCGCTGCCCGCCGGCGCTGCTGCGCGATGCGCATCACTGGCTGATCCTGCACGGGCGCTACGTGTGCAAGGCGCGCGCACCGGAATGCTGGCGCTGCGTGGCGCGCGCCTTCTGCAACTATCGCGACAAGGTGCTGGCGCCGCCGGCATGA
- a CDS encoding DUF2244 domain-containing protein: MTAPAEPILFQAICTPPRSLTPRGFRIFALLLGMVSAAVGLLFLAIGAWPVLPFLGVEVAFALGMLALHARGAARRAELLLLVPGRLSVARTDSRGRREEIVLDPTWARVTHREDPGHAGTLLIESRGQVVEIGRDLASEDKASLQHALHSALVRARQPVFDNAQLR, from the coding sequence ATGACAGCCCCCGCCGAGCCCATCCTGTTCCAGGCCATCTGCACGCCGCCGCGTTCGCTGACACCGCGCGGCTTCCGCATCTTCGCGCTGCTGCTGGGGATGGTCTCTGCGGCCGTGGGGTTGCTGTTCCTGGCGATCGGCGCCTGGCCGGTGCTGCCCTTCCTGGGGGTCGAGGTCGCCTTCGCGCTGGGCATGCTGGCGCTGCATGCCCGGGGCGCGGCGCGGCGGGCGGAACTGCTGCTGCTGGTGCCGGGCCGGCTTTCGGTGGCGCGCACGGATTCGCGCGGCCGGCGCGAGGAGATCGTGCTCGACCCCACCTGGGCGCGCGTGACGCATCGTGAGGACCCCGGCCATGCCGGCACCCTGCTGATCGAGAGCCGGGGCCAGGTGGTCGAGATCGGGCGCGACCTCGCTTCCGAGGACAAGGCCTCGTTGCAGCATGCCCTGCACAGCGCGTTGGTGCGGGCGCGCCAGCCGGTCTTCGATAACGCTCAGCTGCGTTAG
- a CDS encoding DUF2336 domain-containing protein — protein MIDLGAAARILDEGRAPGRTEARAALAAHPQAPPEALYYLAGDDDAAVRRAVAGNPATPHQSFAVLAGDGEQEVRAMLAHRLAALAPDLAPAQQDRLAHMAWSALAQLAADTVAEIRATIAEAVKDLPDAPREMVRALAADRDIRVAGPVIRLSPLLAEEDLLALVDAPPLRETLTAVARRPGISETVADALVATGDALAIGTLLRNHTAAIRESTLDALVVQAAEHTAWQEPLVRRPYLPPRAAVALAAFIAEELLAPLAARTDLPAQATAQVRAAVATRLAGAAREGESAADSANRAAILADAGALNDAVLLRAAHGGEVAFVAAALATLSRMPRSAIDHAIATRCAKSVAGMCRQAGLAAATAEAVAALLAPGMPGATSVAPSLVGDGELRWRVDALARAAARSP, from the coding sequence ATGATCGATCTGGGCGCCGCCGCGCGCATCCTCGATGAAGGGCGCGCCCCCGGGCGCACGGAAGCGCGTGCCGCACTCGCGGCCCATCCGCAGGCGCCACCCGAGGCTCTTTACTACCTGGCCGGGGACGACGATGCCGCGGTGCGTCGCGCCGTCGCCGGCAACCCCGCCACCCCACACCAGAGCTTCGCGGTGCTGGCCGGCGATGGCGAGCAGGAGGTCCGCGCCATGCTGGCGCATCGGCTCGCCGCCCTCGCGCCGGACCTCGCCCCCGCCCAGCAGGACCGGCTTGCGCACATGGCCTGGTCGGCGCTGGCGCAGCTGGCCGCCGACACCGTCGCCGAGATCCGCGCCACCATCGCCGAGGCCGTGAAGGACCTGCCCGACGCCCCGCGCGAGATGGTGCGGGCATTGGCGGCCGACCGCGACATCCGTGTGGCCGGCCCGGTCATCCGCCTGTCGCCCCTGCTGGCCGAGGAAGACCTGCTGGCGCTGGTCGATGCGCCTCCGCTGCGCGAGACCCTGACCGCCGTCGCGCGGCGCCCGGGCATCAGCGAAACCGTCGCCGACGCGCTGGTCGCGACCGGGGATGCGCTGGCGATCGGCACGCTGCTGCGCAACCACACCGCGGCGATCCGCGAGAGCACCCTGGATGCGCTGGTGGTGCAGGCCGCCGAGCATACCGCCTGGCAGGAACCGCTGGTGCGCCGGCCCTACCTGCCGCCGCGCGCCGCCGTGGCGCTGGCGGCCTTCATCGCCGAGGAGCTTCTTGCACCGCTGGCGGCGCGCACCGACCTGCCGGCGCAGGCCACGGCGCAGGTCCGCGCAGCCGTCGCGACCCGGCTGGCCGGCGCCGCGCGCGAGGGCGAGTCGGCGGCCGATTCCGCGAACCGCGCCGCCATTCTGGCCGATGCCGGCGCCTTGAACGATGCGGTCCTGCTGCGCGCCGCGCATGGCGGGGAGGTTGCTTTCGTGGCGGCCGCGCTCGCGACATTAAGCCGGATGCCGCGTAGCGCGATCGACCACGCCATCGCGACACGCTGCGCCAAGTCGGTTGCCGGCATGTGCCGCCAGGCGGGGCTTGCGGCCGCCACGGCCGAGGCGGTGGCAGCGCTGCTGGCGCCCGGCATGCCCGGTGCCACAAGCGTGGCGCCCTCGCTGGTCGGCGACGGGGAATTGCGCTGGCGAGTGGACGCCCTGGCGCGCGCCGCGGCGCGGTCGCCCTGA
- a CDS encoding sensor domain-containing diguanylate cyclase: MNTALRPEDWSVMVPPAAAASAALHGALLESRQRWQDLAGLAADLVFETDNAGRFTFLWPDVALGHRAADLLGRRADSLLLGAGPNPFAQHRTMRGHRVWMADAQGQPRCLALSLAPLADARGGHAGLRGAAHDVTAQETAAASAAAGLRRAALLDSLAEAVRHAGTAREALDFGLAGLRDALGCAGAAMLVPADPLPEVAATTMAVPPALLQHTAATLLAGEDWLTSPDAQQPCAVLHHHGRPPAASALAAWRDPGGRAWDAEDLAVLRSMAAMLGAVLGFDRMQRELERQASTDPLTGLANRRAFLDALESRLRGNAGALVFLDLDNLKPLNDQHGHEAGDAALRATARLLRGTAAPGDLAARFGGDEFILWIAGADQAAAIARARALLDGAAQQPGDRAPRFSLGLAAWHPASGESAARLLARADAALYDAKRHDRGGWRLAGAGP, from the coding sequence ATGAACACGGCGCTGCGCCCGGAGGACTGGTCGGTCATGGTCCCGCCTGCGGCGGCGGCCTCGGCGGCGTTGCACGGCGCCCTGCTGGAATCGCGCCAGCGCTGGCAGGACCTGGCCGGCCTCGCCGCCGACCTGGTTTTCGAGACGGACAACGCCGGGCGCTTCACCTTCCTGTGGCCCGATGTGGCGCTGGGGCATCGCGCGGCCGATCTACTCGGGCGCCGGGCAGACAGCCTACTGCTGGGCGCGGGGCCCAACCCCTTTGCGCAGCATCGGACCATGCGCGGGCACCGTGTCTGGATGGCCGACGCGCAGGGACAGCCGCGCTGCCTGGCCCTCTCCCTGGCGCCGCTGGCGGATGCGCGCGGCGGCCATGCCGGCCTGCGTGGCGCGGCGCATGACGTCACGGCCCAGGAAACCGCCGCCGCCAGCGCCGCGGCCGGGCTGCGCCGCGCGGCCCTGCTCGATTCCCTGGCCGAGGCCGTGCGCCATGCAGGCACCGCGCGCGAGGCGCTGGACTTCGGCCTGGCCGGGCTGCGCGACGCGCTGGGCTGCGCCGGCGCGGCCATGCTGGTGCCGGCGGACCCCCTGCCCGAGGTCGCCGCCACCACGATGGCGGTGCCCCCCGCCCTGTTGCAGCACACCGCCGCGACGCTGCTGGCCGGCGAGGATTGGCTGACCAGCCCCGACGCGCAGCAGCCCTGTGCGGTGCTGCACCACCACGGCCGCCCCCCCGCCGCCAGCGCGCTGGCCGCCTGGCGCGACCCCGGCGGCCGCGCCTGGGACGCCGAAGACCTGGCCGTACTGCGATCCATGGCCGCGATGCTGGGCGCGGTGCTCGGCTTCGACCGCATGCAGCGCGAACTGGAACGCCAGGCCAGCACCGACCCGCTGACCGGCCTTGCCAACCGCCGCGCCTTCCTCGATGCGCTCGAGTCACGTCTGCGCGGCAATGCGGGCGCGCTGGTGTTCCTCGACCTCGACAACCTGAAGCCGTTGAACGACCAGCATGGCCACGAAGCCGGCGACGCCGCGCTGCGCGCCACCGCGCGGCTGCTGCGCGGCACCGCCGCACCGGGCGACCTGGCGGCGCGCTTCGGCGGTGACGAATTCATTCTGTGGATCGCGGGCGCCGACCAGGCGGCGGCGATCGCTCGCGCGCGCGCCCTGCTGGACGGTGCCGCGCAGCAGCCCGGCGACCGCGCCCCGCGCTTCAGCCTGGGGCTCGCGGCCTGGCATCCAGCCTCGGGCGAGAGCGCCGCGCGGCTTCTCGCGCGCGCCGATGCCGCACTGTACGACGCCAAGCGCCACGACCGCGGCGGCTGGCGACTGGCGGGGGCCGGGCCATGA
- the dapD gene encoding 2,3,4,5-tetrahydropyridine-2,6-dicarboxylate N-succinyltransferase, which produces MDKTALQDRIESLWQVRDRITSATGGADRAAVEDALEALDAGTARVAEPDPAGGWKVNQWLKQAVLLSFRLTDSAPMDTAAGAYDKVPLKFQGWGENRFKEAGFRAVPGAVVRRSAYIARNVVLMPSFVNVGARVDEGTMIDTWATVGSCAQIGKNVHISGGVGIGGVLEPLQANPVVIEDDCFIGARSEVAEGVIVEKGAVLSMGVFIGASTKVIDRATGEIFIGRVPSYSVVVPGALPGKPLPDGSPGPSLYCAVIVKRVDAQTRAKTAINELLRD; this is translated from the coding sequence ATGGACAAGACCGCCCTGCAGGACCGCATCGAATCCCTGTGGCAGGTGCGCGACCGCATCACCTCGGCGACCGGCGGCGCCGACCGCGCCGCGGTCGAGGACGCGCTCGAGGCGCTGGACGCGGGCACGGCGCGCGTGGCGGAACCCGACCCGGCCGGTGGCTGGAAGGTCAACCAGTGGCTGAAGCAGGCGGTGCTGCTGTCCTTCCGCCTGACCGATTCGGCGCCGATGGACACCGCCGCCGGCGCCTATGACAAGGTGCCGCTGAAGTTCCAGGGTTGGGGCGAGAACCGCTTCAAGGAAGCCGGCTTCCGCGCCGTGCCGGGCGCCGTTGTGCGCCGTTCGGCCTATATCGCGCGCAACGTGGTGTTGATGCCGTCCTTCGTGAATGTCGGCGCGCGGGTGGATGAAGGCACCATGATCGACACCTGGGCGACCGTGGGCTCCTGCGCGCAGATCGGCAAGAATGTGCATATCTCGGGCGGCGTGGGCATCGGCGGCGTGCTGGAACCACTGCAGGCCAACCCGGTGGTGATCGAGGATGACTGCTTCATCGGCGCCCGGTCCGAAGTGGCCGAGGGCGTGATCGTCGAGAAGGGCGCCGTGCTGTCCATGGGCGTGTTCATCGGCGCCTCGACCAAGGTGATCGACCGCGCCACCGGCGAGATCTTCATCGGCCGCGTGCCGTCCTATTCGGTGGTGGTGCCGGGCGCGCTGCCGGGCAAGCCGCTGCCGGATGGCTCGCCGGGGCCCTCGCTTTATTGCGCGGTGATCGTGAAGCGGGTGGATGCCCAGACCAGGGCCAAGACCGCGATCAACGAATTGCTGCGCGACTGA
- the dapE gene encoding succinyl-diaminopimelate desuccinylase, which translates to MTQRVATDPIPLAQALIRCRSVTPANDGALDVVQRALEPLGFACTRLVYGPEDYRVDNLFARRGTSGPHLCYAGHTDVVPPGDVAAWTDDPFSGEVRDGVLFGRGACDMKGGIAAFVAGLADYLAERPDHPGSISLLITGDEEARSVDGTARVLEWMQANGQVPDMALVGEPTSKAALGDTIKIGRRGSLTARIAVHGKQGHSAYPALADNPIHRLVAALGPLLAAPLDHGSEFFPPTTLQVTGFDVGNTASNVIPATARAMLNIRFNDLHDSAGLTQRLHAALQASGCRYEMTAECSGESFLTRPGPFVDALSRAIARSTGVTPALDTGGGTSDARFIARYCPVAEFGAVGASLHQVNEHAPVDELRRLAATYCAILHEVLG; encoded by the coding sequence ATGACGCAGCGCGTCGCGACCGATCCGATCCCGCTGGCACAGGCCCTGATCCGCTGCCGGTCGGTGACACCGGCCAATGACGGCGCGCTCGATGTCGTCCAGCGTGCGCTGGAACCGCTCGGCTTCGCCTGCACGCGGCTGGTGTACGGGCCGGAGGACTACCGGGTCGACAACCTGTTCGCGCGGCGCGGCACGTCCGGCCCGCACCTCTGCTACGCGGGCCACACCGACGTGGTGCCGCCGGGCGATGTCGCGGCCTGGACCGATGATCCGTTTTCCGGCGAGGTCCGCGACGGGGTGCTGTTCGGCCGCGGCGCCTGCGACATGAAGGGCGGGATCGCGGCCTTCGTCGCGGGGCTGGCGGACTACCTGGCCGAACGCCCGGATCATCCCGGCTCGATTTCCCTGCTCATCACCGGCGACGAGGAAGCGCGGTCGGTCGATGGCACCGCGCGCGTGCTCGAATGGATGCAGGCGAATGGTCAGGTCCCCGACATGGCGCTGGTCGGCGAGCCGACCAGCAAGGCCGCGCTCGGCGACACCATCAAGATCGGCCGGCGCGGCAGCCTGACGGCGCGCATCGCGGTGCACGGCAAGCAGGGGCACAGCGCCTATCCGGCCCTGGCCGACAACCCGATCCATCGGCTGGTCGCGGCGCTGGGGCCGTTGCTGGCCGCACCACTTGACCATGGCAGCGAGTTCTTCCCGCCCACCACGCTGCAGGTCACCGGCTTCGACGTGGGCAACACGGCGTCCAACGTCATCCCGGCCACCGCGCGGGCCATGCTGAACATCCGCTTCAACGACCTGCACGACAGTGCCGGGCTGACGCAGCGCCTGCATGCGGCCTTGCAGGCGTCCGGCTGCCGCTACGAGATGACGGCGGAATGCTCGGGCGAGAGCTTCCTCACCCGCCCCGGCCCCTTCGTGGATGCGCTCTCGCGCGCCATCGCGCGCAGCACCGGCGTGACACCAGCGCTCGATACCGGTGGCGGGACCTCCGATGCGCGCTTCATCGCGCGGTATTGCCCCGTCGCGGAATTCGGCGCGGTGGGTGCGTCCCTGCACCAGGTGAACGAACACGCGCCGGTGGACGAACTGCGCCGCCTGGCCGCGACCTACTGCGCCATCCTGCACGAGGTGCTCGGCTGA
- the truA gene encoding tRNA pseudouridine(38-40) synthase TruA, which translates to MSAFALLVEYDGAPFVGWQRQSTGLSIQQVIEEAAAHLNGGEPPLATAAGRTDAGVHAEAQVVQVEIGADLPADRVRDALNFHARPHPVVVRSAIAVAPGWSPRFDATGRAYRYRILNRRARPALDFGRVWHVQRPLDAGAMHRAAQGLLGRHDFSAYRAASCQAKSPLRTLDRLDVARLADEVVIVAEARSFLHHQVRNLVGTLAEVGMGRRPETWPRAVLDGRDRARAGQTAPPEGLTLTAVRYDPPIDWV; encoded by the coding sequence ATGTCCGCCTTCGCATTGCTGGTGGAATACGACGGCGCGCCCTTCGTGGGCTGGCAGCGGCAATCCACGGGCCTGTCGATACAGCAGGTGATCGAAGAAGCGGCCGCGCACCTGAATGGCGGGGAACCGCCGCTGGCCACCGCCGCCGGCCGCACCGATGCCGGCGTGCATGCGGAAGCGCAGGTCGTGCAGGTCGAGATCGGCGCCGACCTGCCGGCGGATCGTGTGCGCGACGCGCTGAACTTCCACGCCCGGCCGCATCCGGTCGTGGTGCGGTCGGCCATCGCGGTCGCGCCCGGCTGGTCGCCGCGCTTCGACGCCACCGGGCGCGCCTATCGCTACCGCATCCTGAACCGCCGCGCGCGACCGGCGCTGGATTTCGGCCGCGTGTGGCACGTGCAGCGGCCGCTCGATGCCGGGGCCATGCACCGCGCGGCGCAGGGGCTGCTCGGGCGGCATGACTTCTCGGCCTATCGCGCGGCGTCCTGCCAGGCGAAGTCGCCGCTGCGCACGCTGGACCGGCTGGACGTGGCACGGCTGGCGGATGAGGTGGTGATCGTGGCCGAGGCGCGGTCCTTCCTGCACCACCAGGTACGCAACCTGGTCGGCACCCTTGCCGAGGTCGGCATGGGCCGCCGCCCGGAAACCTGGCCGCGCGCGGTGCTGGACGGGCGCGACCGCGCCCGCGCCGGCCAGACCGCACCGCCCGAGGGGCTGACGCTGACCGCCGTGCGCTACGACCCGCCGATCGACTGGGTCTGA
- the fmt gene encoding methionyl-tRNA formyltransferase → MRIAFMGSPDFAVPALRALHAAGHDIAAVYCQPPRPAGRGQRETPCPVHRAALELGLPVRTPARLKRDAAGHEAFAALDLDAAVVAAYGLILPRAMLDAPRRGCINIHASLLPRWRGAAPIHAAILAGDAQTGITIMRMEEGLDTGPMLLAEALPIPPDATVGALHDALAAQGARLVVRALAEAPPAVPQPAAGVTYAPKLTKADGRLDWTTDAATLERRVRALNPWPGTYFDHGGEQVRVLAARVEPGTGAPGTLLDDAALVATGAGGLRLLRLQRPGRAAQDADAFLRGFALPHGAMLG, encoded by the coding sequence ATGCGCATCGCCTTCATGGGCAGTCCCGATTTCGCGGTGCCGGCATTGCGGGCGCTGCACGCCGCGGGGCACGACATCGCCGCGGTGTATTGCCAGCCGCCCCGTCCGGCCGGGCGCGGCCAGCGCGAGACGCCCTGCCCGGTGCATCGCGCGGCGCTCGAACTCGGCCTGCCAGTGCGCACGCCCGCGCGGCTGAAGCGTGATGCGGCAGGGCACGAAGCCTTCGCGGCGCTGGACCTCGATGCCGCGGTGGTCGCCGCCTATGGCCTGATCCTGCCGCGGGCCATGCTGGATGCGCCGCGCCGCGGCTGCATCAACATCCATGCCTCGTTGCTGCCGCGCTGGCGCGGCGCGGCGCCGATCCATGCCGCCATCCTGGCCGGCGATGCGCAAACCGGCATCACCATCATGCGCATGGAGGAAGGGCTCGACACCGGCCCCATGCTGTTGGCGGAAGCGCTGCCCATCCCGCCCGACGCCACGGTCGGCGCGCTGCACGATGCGCTGGCGGCGCAGGGCGCGCGCCTGGTGGTGCGCGCCCTGGCCGAGGCCCCACCGGCAGTGCCGCAGCCCGCGGCCGGCGTGACCTATGCGCCGAAGCTCACCAAGGCCGATGGCAGGCTGGACTGGACGACCGATGCCGCGACGCTGGAACGCCGCGTACGCGCGCTGAACCCCTGGCCCGGCACCTATTTCGACCATGGTGGCGAACAGGTGCGCGTGCTGGCTGCGCGCGTGGAGCCCGGCACCGGCGCGCCCGGTACGCTGCTGGACGATGCCGCGCTGGTCGCGACCGGCGCCGGCGGGCTGCGGCTGCTGCGTCTGCAACGCCCCGGCCGCGCCGCGCAGGATGCCGATGCCTTCCTACGCGGCTTCGCGCTGCCGCATGGGGCGATGCTCGGCTGA
- the def gene encoding peptide deformylase — translation MTDAPTMPILLVPDARLRAKAKPVGPADADRVRALAPRMLAAMYAAPGIGLAAPQVGELLRLVVIDLQKDEQPNPIVLVNPEIVAASRDVATREEGCLSLPGQYADVTRPAQVRVRYHDLEGARREIEGEGLMSACLQHEIDHLDGVLFVDYLSALKRNMLLRRLAKDLKSKQRD, via the coding sequence ATGACCGACGCCCCCACGATGCCGATCCTGCTGGTGCCCGATGCGCGGCTGCGCGCCAAGGCGAAGCCGGTCGGCCCTGCCGACGCCGACCGCGTGCGCGCGCTGGCACCGCGCATGCTGGCCGCCATGTATGCCGCGCCGGGGATCGGCCTGGCCGCCCCGCAGGTGGGCGAATTGCTGCGCCTGGTGGTGATCGACCTGCAGAAGGATGAGCAGCCCAACCCGATCGTGCTGGTGAACCCCGAGATCGTCGCCGCCAGCCGCGATGTCGCGACGCGCGAGGAAGGCTGCCTGTCCCTGCCCGGCCAATATGCCGACGTCACGCGCCCGGCCCAGGTGCGCGTGCGCTACCACGACCTGGAGGGCGCGCGCCGCGAGATCGAGGGCGAGGGCCTGATGTCCGCCTGCCTGCAGCACGAGATCGACCACCTCGATGGCGTGCTGTTCGTCGACTACCTTTCGGCGCTGAAGCGCAACATGCTGCTGCGGCGCCTCGCGAAGGACCTCAAGTCGAAGCAGCGGGACTGA
- a CDS encoding glycosyltransferase family 61 protein — protein MRRRARRFDWHSSFSRPAEPAVLEDVFCNSHGQVWTAAGTMLRGGAWPLPEESARAMAYAPLVDDLAYARGGEAQRNFFHWMAESLPSIARVLDPNAPPQMPIGIMPHPPRFVLESLLLAAREGFSVVRLGDALRVRRLHTVPIGVWSLLHREAHAAMFERMVDRAVAAVPDLPQGDRIFITRADSARRPALNEKMLAAALTQRGYRAVALGAMSLVAQIATIRRARHIVALHGAGLTHLIFAQPGCRVIEIFPASIGMEASRMAMMRLSRVFGHRHITWLEPGPSEVGGRGLSPGDTWNISIQPLLRRLVDAE, from the coding sequence ATGCGGCGCCGCGCCCGGCGCTTCGACTGGCATTCCTCGTTCAGTCGGCCCGCCGAACCAGCGGTGCTGGAGGATGTCTTCTGCAACAGTCACGGCCAGGTCTGGACCGCCGCGGGCACCATGCTGCGCGGCGGGGCGTGGCCGCTGCCGGAGGAGTCCGCGCGCGCCATGGCGTATGCGCCGCTGGTGGACGACTTGGCCTATGCCCGCGGCGGCGAGGCTCAGCGCAACTTCTTCCACTGGATGGCGGAATCGTTGCCGTCCATCGCGCGGGTGCTCGATCCCAACGCGCCGCCGCAGATGCCCATCGGCATCATGCCGCACCCGCCGCGCTTCGTTCTCGAAAGCCTGTTGCTGGCGGCGCGCGAGGGCTTCTCGGTGGTGCGGCTTGGCGATGCGCTGAGGGTGCGGCGGCTGCACACGGTGCCCATCGGCGTCTGGTCGCTGCTCCATCGTGAGGCTCACGCCGCGATGTTCGAACGCATGGTCGACCGCGCCGTGGCGGCGGTGCCTGACCTGCCGCAGGGCGACCGGATCTTCATCACCCGGGCCGACAGCGCGCGCCGCCCGGCCCTCAACGAGAAGATGCTCGCGGCGGCCCTGACGCAGCGCGGCTACCGGGCGGTGGCACTGGGCGCAATGTCCCTCGTGGCGCAGATCGCGACAATTCGGCGCGCGCGGCACATCGTCGCGCTGCACGGAGCCGGGCTCACCCACCTCATCTTCGCGCAGCCCGGCTGCCGCGTGATCGAGATCTTTCCCGCCTCAATCGGCATGGAGGCGTCTCGCATGGCGATGATGCGCCTCTCGCGCGTCTTTGGGCATCGGCACATCACGTGGCTCGAACCCGGGCCGTCGGAGGTTGGCGGGCGCGGACTGTCGCCGGGCGATACCTGGAACATATCGATCCAACCGTTGCTGCGCCGACTCGTCGATGCCGAGTGA